The DNA window GCCTTCTCCGGCTTCGATGCCGCCAACTTCACGCCGTTCTTCAAGGGGGAAGGCGAGAAGGGCCTGCTGGGCATGGCCGGCGTGACCGCCGCCGCCGGCACCGTGTTCTTCTCGTTCATCGGACTGGACACCGTGGCCACGGCGGGCGAGGAAGTGCACAACCCGAAGCGCAACGTCCCGCTGGGCATCCTTGCCGCGCTGGGCATCGTCACCGTGTTCTACCTGCTGGTGGCAACGGCCGCGATGGGCGCACAGCCGGCGCACATGTTCGAAGGACAGGAAGCGGGCCTGGCCGTGATCCTGCAGAACGTGACCGGGAAGGCGTGGCCGGCCCTGGTCCTGTCGGCCGGCGCGGTGATTTCCGTGTTTTCCGTGACGCTGGTGACGATCTACGGCCAGACCCGCATCCTGTACGCGATCTCGCGCGACGGCCTGATCTCGAAGGGTTTCCACAAGGTGAACCAGCGCACCGCCACGCCGGTGCTCAACACGATCATCGTCAGCGTCGTGGTGGCTTTCGTGGCCGGCTTCGTCGACGCCACCTTCCTGTGGGACATGGTCAGCATGGGCACGCTGACGGCGTTCATCCTGGTATCCATCGCGGTCCCGGTCATGCGCCGCAAGGAGCGCCGCGCCGGCACCTATACGAAGGGTGGCTTCCGCGTGCCGCTCGGCCCTTACCTCGTGCCCGGCCTGTCGGTCGCGGCATGCCTGTACCTGATGGTGGGCCTGTCGCACACCACACGCGTGATCTTCTCGATCTGGATGGCGGCTGCCGTCGTCACCTATTTCGCCTACGGCATCCGCAACTCCCGCCTCAACAAGATCTGACATGCAACTGAAAGCAATCGCCCTCGCAAGCTTCGTGGCCGCGGCCACCATGTCCGGGGCGGTTGCCCTGGCCGCCGATGCCGCTGCCATGCGCGACTACAAGGCCGTGGCGCTGTCGCCCGCCGGCGAGCGGATCGCCGCGCTGGAATCGGTCGATACCGGCGTGCCGGGCAGGCGGCCGCACGCCATCGTCGTCGTGCGCGATGCCGCCACCGGCAAGATCGTCGATGAGTTCGACCCGTGCAAGGCCTGCGCTTACGACCGCCCGAGCTGGTCGCCGGATGGCAAGAGCGTTGCCTTCATCGGCAGCACGGGCGGCAAGGCCACCTTGTACGTTGGCACGCGCACCCTGGCCAGTGTGGACGGCAATGCCCATTCCGCGCGGTTTTCCCCCGATGGCCGATCGCTGGCGCTGCTGGCCACGGTCGGCGCGCGCAAGGAAACCGGTGCCACCGCGGCCGGTGCCCGCCTCGTGGGCGAGATCGGCGGCAACCACGATGCGCAGCGCATCGCCACTGTGCCGGTTTCCGGCGGCGTCCTGAAACTGCTGTCGCCCGGCGATACCTACATCTACGAATACGACTGGACGCCGGATGGCAAGGGCTTCGTGGCCACGGGCGCGAAGGGCGACGGCGACAACAACTGGTGGGTGGCCAGGCTGGCCTACGTGGACGCGGCCAGCGGCGCGCTTCGCGTGATCGCATCGCCCTCCACCCAATTGAACCTGCCGCGCGTGTCGCCGGACGGAACAACGGTGGCCTACGTGGGCGGCCTGATGAGCGACTTCGGCTCGATCGGCGGCGATGTCTGGACCGTGCCGCTGGCCGGCGGCGAACCGAGGAACATCACACCCGGGTTCCGGGGCACGTTCAACAGCCTCGCCTGGAAGAAGAATGGCCTGGTCGGTTCGGCATTGATGGGCGACCTGCTGGCGGTGCTCACCGTCGATGCGGCGACCGGCCAGGCGAAGAAGCAGTGGTCGGCCCCGGTGACGGCGGCCGGCGGCACGGATGGCCGGCTGTCGTTCAGCGCCGATGGCGCGAAGGTGAGCGGCGCGATCGAGGACTTCACCAGTGCGCCGCGCCTGGTGGCCGGCCCGCTGGCGCAGCCGGCGCAGGTCACCCACGACAACGAGCACATTGGCGCCCAGGTTTCGATGGCGAGCGTGTCGTGGGCAAGCGAAGGGCGAACGATGCAGGGCTGGATCGTCGGGCCGCCGGCCATCGACCCCGGCAAGAAATATCCGACCATCGTCCAGGTGCATGGCGGCCCGGCGTCGGCGGCCACGCCGCGCTTCGTTTCAGGGACGAGCAGCCCGGAAATACTGGCGCTGGTGAAGGCCGGCTACTTGGTCATGATGCCGAATCCCCGCGGCAGCTTCGGCCAGGGCCAGGAATTCGTCCGTGCCAACCGGCGCGATTTCGGCGGCGGCGACCTGCGCGACATTCTCGCCGGCATCGACGTCGCGGCAAGGGTCATGCCGATCGACCTGCGGCGCCTGGGTCTGATGGGTCGTTCGTACGGCGGCTTCATGACGATGTGGGGCGTGACGCACAGCGACCGCTTCAAGGCGGCGGTGGCGGGCGCCGGCGTGGCCAACTGGGTCAGCTACTATGGGCAGAACGGCATCGACCAGTGGATGGTGCCATTCTTCGGCGCCACGATGTACGACGACCCGGACATCTACCGCAAGCTGTCGCCGATCGAATACGTGAAGGCGGCAAAAACGCCGACGCTGATCTATGTGGGCGAGCGCGACGTGGAAACCCCGGCCGCGCAATCGATGGAATTCTGGCACGCGCTGAAAGCGCTGGATGTGCCGACCACGTTCGTGGTGTATGAAGGGGAAGGGCATGCGATCCGCAAGCCGGAACACCAGCAGGACCTGACGAAGCGTATCGTCGACTGGTTCGACAAGTACCTGTGACAGGATGCTGTCAAAACAAAAAAGCCGGCGATGCCGGCTTTTTTTCACAACGTATCGTCAGGCTCAGATTGCGGCGGCACGTGCACGCAGGTTGGCCGCTTCGTGCGGTGCATCCGCTTCGAGTTCGTCGGCCCAGCGCAGCAGGGACATGCGCACGCCGACCTTGTAATACGACGGCACTTCTTCCGGCTGGGACTTGCTGCCCTGGACTTCGGCCAGTGCCGGTGGCGTGGTGCGCAGCATGGAGTGCAGCCAGCCGATCACGGTACGGCCGGTGCTGTCCAGGGAACCTGCGTTGGCGGTAGTAGGGAAGATGGCGGTCGACATGGTGAACTCCTGTGAATTGATCGTTGATGCAGTGCAGTATAGGGCGCGCACAGAAATAAAAAAAATTTTCATTTGTGATGTGGGCCATGCGTGAAACGTATATTGTTGGTTTCCTTGCTACAACTATCTATAACCTGGAACAATATCGGTCCATCACTGAAACGCATAATGGTCGGGCCGGCCATAAAAAAGCCGGCAGTGCCGGCTTGTCTCGAACATGGCGGACGGCCATGCAATCAGTCCAGTTTCCAGGCATAGTCCACGCGGGTCCACGTATCCGCCGGCGCGCCGTCTTTCGTGCCCGGCGCGAACTTGCAGGCGGCGAGCTTGCGCAGCGCGGCATTGTCCAGCACCCGGTAGCCGCTCGACTTGTTGATGCGCGAATCCTTCACCACGCCGCCGGACGACACGAGTACTGACATCGACACAGTGCCTTGTTCCTCGTTGGCGATGGCGGCGCGCGGATAATCCGCCTTGCAGTTGCGGGCGTCCGGTGTGGCGGGCACTTCGATCGCGGATGCGGCTCCCGAGACGAGCAGGGCGGCCAGCAGGCCGAAGCAACGATTTTTTGCGGAGGTATTGATGGACATGGTATTTCCCCTGAAAGTTAATGACAGTTAGCCTTGGCACGCTGCCCAGGCTGTCTCCTGAATTAACGTTGTTGCATGTAGTGTAGGCATGCCGGAGAAATAAACGAACTTTTCATTCGTGATGTGATTCATTCGCCAAGTGAATGATTTATAAGGAAATTCACAGAAATTTACGGAAAATAAAGGTATTTCATCATCCTGGAAAATGACCGGTGCCAGTGGATGATATAAGCCGGAAAACGTGTCGTGAAAATAAAAAAGCCGGCAATGCCGGCTTTTTCATGCGTGTGCGGGAACCGGATCAGTCACGGCCGACCAGGTTGCGCAGTTCCGCGGCCTGGTTCGGCGACGTGATGTCGAAATCCTTGGCGAGGCGCAGGATGGCGCGGCGCTCGCGCAGTGTCGACACTTGCGAAGCACTGCCATGCGATGCGCCGGCGGCGAACGGTGCGAAGGCAAGCATTTTGCCAAAGAAGGCCATGGCGACACGGCCCACGCTGTCCAGATAGCCGCGGGTGGCCGGAGTAGTGATGAGGGCGGTAGACATGTTAGCTCCTGAAATGAGGGTTGTTGCAGTGCAGTATAGGGACGTCCGCATCATAAATAAACTTTTAGTTTGTGATGTCATCCATTCGCAAAACATATAGTTGCTTAAGTGAAAATAGAACCTGTTCGTTTCCGGACAGTAAAAATGTTCGTCTTCGGACGGTTCGCTGACCCCTGCCCGCGGCGCGTATTGGCACAATGCTTGCAGTA is part of the Pseudoduganella lutea genome and encodes:
- a CDS encoding APC family permease, which encodes MSQTLVQKMTRTKPVAATADTNPETAPGIGMETPHAPGGLARSMGLFSLTMIGVGATIGTGIFFTMVEAVPKAGPAVILSFLLAALTAGLTALCYAELAFRIPASGSSYSFAYATVGEFLAFIMAACLLLEYGLAASATAIGWSDYLNNFLGNAFNWHIPTLLRTPMIVSTPEGVVFNWGHVNLPPIILVALCCFLLSRGAKESARTNAVMVIIKLAILLFFVAIAFSGFDAANFTPFFKGEGEKGLLGMAGVTAAAGTVFFSFIGLDTVATAGEEVHNPKRNVPLGILAALGIVTVFYLLVATAAMGAQPAHMFEGQEAGLAVILQNVTGKAWPALVLSAGAVISVFSVTLVTIYGQTRILYAISRDGLISKGFHKVNQRTATPVLNTIIVSVVVAFVAGFVDATFLWDMVSMGTLTAFILVSIAVPVMRRKERRAGTYTKGGFRVPLGPYLVPGLSVAACLYLMVGLSHTTRVIFSIWMAAAVVTYFAYGIRNSRLNKI
- a CDS encoding energy transducer TonB, giving the protein MSINTSAKNRCFGLLAALLVSGAASAIEVPATPDARNCKADYPRAAIANEEQGTVSMSVLVSSGGVVKDSRINKSSGYRVLDNAALRKLAACKFAPGTKDGAPADTWTRVDYAWKLD
- a CDS encoding S9 family peptidase translates to MQLKAIALASFVAAATMSGAVALAADAAAMRDYKAVALSPAGERIAALESVDTGVPGRRPHAIVVVRDAATGKIVDEFDPCKACAYDRPSWSPDGKSVAFIGSTGGKATLYVGTRTLASVDGNAHSARFSPDGRSLALLATVGARKETGATAAGARLVGEIGGNHDAQRIATVPVSGGVLKLLSPGDTYIYEYDWTPDGKGFVATGAKGDGDNNWWVARLAYVDAASGALRVIASPSTQLNLPRVSPDGTTVAYVGGLMSDFGSIGGDVWTVPLAGGEPRNITPGFRGTFNSLAWKKNGLVGSALMGDLLAVLTVDAATGQAKKQWSAPVTAAGGTDGRLSFSADGAKVSGAIEDFTSAPRLVAGPLAQPAQVTHDNEHIGAQVSMASVSWASEGRTMQGWIVGPPAIDPGKKYPTIVQVHGGPASAATPRFVSGTSSPEILALVKAGYLVMMPNPRGSFGQGQEFVRANRRDFGGGDLRDILAGIDVAARVMPIDLRRLGLMGRSYGGFMTMWGVTHSDRFKAAVAGAGVANWVSYYGQNGIDQWMVPFFGATMYDDPDIYRKLSPIEYVKAAKTPTLIYVGERDVETPAAQSMEFWHALKALDVPTTFVVYEGEGHAIRKPEHQQDLTKRIVDWFDKYL